A region from the Rhinoderma darwinii isolate aRhiDar2 chromosome 2, aRhiDar2.hap1, whole genome shotgun sequence genome encodes:
- the NXPH4 gene encoding neurexophilin-4 isoform X2, protein MTKTLGYLDMGTTGMVKNGPYGTNKPHSLHPSRVIATDPFKTAKYPMQSPINPWEWSKNQTLFAGGIGQRAKRKPSLKTGRTKKIFGWGDFYFNIKTVKFSLLVTGKIVDHINGTFSVYFRHNSSSLGNVSVSIVPPTKVVEFDLLQQSTLDTREPKTFNCRVEYENTNKALKNKPCLYDPAKNCYMEHTQSHAAWLCAKPFKVICIFISFYSIDYKLVQKVCPDYNFQNENPYFG, encoded by the coding sequence ATGACAAAAACCCTGGGATACTTGGATATGGGGACAACAGGAATGGTGAAGAATGGACCATATGGAACAAACAAACCTCACTCTCTCCATCCATCAAGGGTTATCGCCACTGACCCATTTAAAACCGCAAAATATCCAATGCAATCCCCTATTAATCCGTGGGAGTGGAGCAAGAATCAAACACTATTTGCTGGGGGCATTGGCCAAAGAGCTAAACGTAAGCCCTCTTTGAAAACTGGGAGAACCAAGAAGATCTTTGGATGGGGGGATTTCTACTTTAACATAAAAACTGTCAAATTCAGTTTGTTGGTCACTGGTAAGATTGTTGACCACATAAATGGGACGTTTAGTGTCTACTTTCGACACAATTCATCTAGTCTTGGTAATGTGTCTGTCAGCATTGTCCCACCTACAAAGGTGGTAGAGTTTGACCTCCTTCAGCAATCTACCTTGGATACCAGAGAACCCAAGACTTTTAACTGCAGAGTGGAATATGAGAACACCAACAAAGCCTTGAAGAACAAACCTTGCCTTTATGATCCAGCTAAAAACTGCTATATGGAGCACACACAGAGTCATGCTGCGTGGCTTTGTGCTAAACCATTCAAGGTTATTTGCATCTTCATCTCATTCTACAGTATTGACTACAAGCTGGTGCAGAAGGTGTGTCCAGATTATAACTTTCAGAATGAAAACCCTTACTTTGGGTGA
- the NXPH4 gene encoding neurexophilin-4 isoform X1 has translation MDLLCLAFAIFCQWTLPKVLCLEGHMTKTLGYLDMGTTGMVKNGPYGTNKPHSLHPSRVIATDPFKTAKYPMQSPINPWEWSKNQTLFAGGIGQRAKRKPSLKTGRTKKIFGWGDFYFNIKTVKFSLLVTGKIVDHINGTFSVYFRHNSSSLGNVSVSIVPPTKVVEFDLLQQSTLDTREPKTFNCRVEYENTNKALKNKPCLYDPAKNCYMEHTQSHAAWLCAKPFKVICIFISFYSIDYKLVQKVCPDYNFQNENPYFG, from the coding sequence GTGCTTTGTTTAGAAGGCCACATGACAAAAACCCTGGGATACTTGGATATGGGGACAACAGGAATGGTGAAGAATGGACCATATGGAACAAACAAACCTCACTCTCTCCATCCATCAAGGGTTATCGCCACTGACCCATTTAAAACCGCAAAATATCCAATGCAATCCCCTATTAATCCGTGGGAGTGGAGCAAGAATCAAACACTATTTGCTGGGGGCATTGGCCAAAGAGCTAAACGTAAGCCCTCTTTGAAAACTGGGAGAACCAAGAAGATCTTTGGATGGGGGGATTTCTACTTTAACATAAAAACTGTCAAATTCAGTTTGTTGGTCACTGGTAAGATTGTTGACCACATAAATGGGACGTTTAGTGTCTACTTTCGACACAATTCATCTAGTCTTGGTAATGTGTCTGTCAGCATTGTCCCACCTACAAAGGTGGTAGAGTTTGACCTCCTTCAGCAATCTACCTTGGATACCAGAGAACCCAAGACTTTTAACTGCAGAGTGGAATATGAGAACACCAACAAAGCCTTGAAGAACAAACCTTGCCTTTATGATCCAGCTAAAAACTGCTATATGGAGCACACACAGAGTCATGCTGCGTGGCTTTGTGCTAAACCATTCAAGGTTATTTGCATCTTCATCTCATTCTACAGTATTGACTACAAGCTGGTGCAGAAGGTGTGTCCAGATTATAACTTTCAGAATGAAAACCCTTACTTTGGGTGA